In Paenibacillus sp. FSL M7-0420, a single genomic region encodes these proteins:
- a CDS encoding glycoside hydrolase family 16 protein, translating to MNRLVWEQDFQGGTADLKLWNIRMGNDLLDNDGNAIFPGWGNGEQQFYTGRPENLSIGAEGLQLCARREVTRQEGRSFAYTSARMDTRDHFAYCYGRLVVRARLPVGQGIWPAIWLLPQDQAYGPWPASGEIDILEAKGRLPRHIAGTLHYGPDLEHKVVEEFTHELERGTINEFREYTLEWEEGSMRWLVDGHCYAERRLEPGMPFDQPFYLLLNLAVGGWYDPVAVDEAALPAVMTVSGIRLYQS from the coding sequence ATGAACAGACTGGTATGGGAGCAGGATTTCCAGGGGGGGACTGCTGATTTGAAGCTATGGAACATCCGCATGGGCAATGATCTGCTGGACAATGACGGAAATGCAATCTTCCCGGGCTGGGGGAATGGAGAGCAGCAATTCTATACGGGGCGGCCGGAGAATCTCTCGATTGGCGCAGAGGGGCTGCAGCTCTGTGCGCGCCGCGAGGTGACCCGGCAGGAGGGCCGCAGCTTCGCTTACACCTCGGCACGAATGGATACGAGGGATCATTTCGCTTACTGCTACGGCAGGCTGGTCGTACGCGCCAGGCTGCCGGTAGGCCAGGGCATCTGGCCGGCCATCTGGCTGCTTCCGCAGGATCAGGCCTACGGCCCCTGGCCCGCTTCCGGCGAGATCGATATCCTGGAGGCGAAGGGCCGCCTGCCCCGGCACATAGCAGGAACGCTGCATTATGGGCCGGATCTTGAGCATAAGGTCGTGGAAGAATTCACCCATGAGCTGGAGCGCGGGACGATTAACGAATTCCGGGAGTACACGCTGGAATGGGAGGAAGGCTCCATGAGGTGGCTGGTGGACGGGCACTGCTATGCCGAGCGGCGGCTTGAGCCGGGGATGCCGTTCGACCAGCCCTTTTATCTGCTGCTTAATCTTGCTGTTGGCGGATGGTATGACCCTGTCGCAGTAGATGAAGCTGCGCTGCCTGCGGTAATGACGGTGTCGGGCATCCGGCTGTATCAGAGCTAA
- a CDS encoding MerR family transcriptional regulator, with product MEILKTKEAAELLSVSQTTIKRWAAMFPDFFPKDRLGHYTFSEQQISQLNHIKDRINQGEALEGIDPDLTNDKLPRGPLQENPSLYTDGDPMNKIWSRIEYIEHALDQKASEIVSVQLLQQRAELEDMRVMIKQLSATLETMQKPGSPSLSPHEELYPVAAGRLMSPPRKRGLLRSFFPFL from the coding sequence ATGGAAATTCTGAAAACAAAGGAAGCTGCGGAGCTGCTGTCCGTTAGCCAGACTACGATCAAACGCTGGGCGGCCATGTTCCCCGATTTCTTTCCAAAGGACCGTCTTGGACATTATACCTTCTCGGAGCAGCAAATCAGCCAGCTCAATCATATTAAAGACCGTATTAATCAGGGGGAAGCACTGGAAGGCATAGATCCGGATCTCACTAACGACAAGCTGCCAAGGGGCCCGCTGCAAGAGAATCCAAGCCTATATACAGATGGTGACCCTATGAATAAAATATGGTCCCGGATCGAGTATATTGAACACGCACTGGATCAAAAAGCGAGCGAGATTGTTTCGGTACAGCTGCTCCAGCAGCGTGCAGAGCTTGAGGATATGCGAGTAATGATTAAACAATTATCCGCAACGCTGGAAACGATGCAGAAGCCCGGCAGTCCATCCCTCTCCCCGCATGAAGAGCTTTATCCGGTTGCCGCTGGCAGGCTGATGTCTCCACCAAGGAAGCGCGGTCTGTTGCGCTCTTTTTTCCCATTTCTATAA
- a CDS encoding phosphotransferase gives MSDTAVRIRDEILDSITEQFGLHVTEAVQIDQGFLNLKWRLDSDQGRLFVKQYSKIRYPEALTRGLEVSLSHQDHLYREGLPVPKLFSHAGNYVLRTPSQERYVLMTLCDGHSIAPGSATEQQMYSLGRVVGRMHKLLNAQPASLPLYWEVRSQASMVRNWEARYHQATARQSEDTLSALELQRRIIDRMDTGIFADCERGWGHRDLFVDNILFSADQVAAILDFDRLHFVYPEFDIARPILSCALSEDGIGLDRVRAFVTGYREYTPLPASTLIRSLKLTWWKEAEWIAVPQQDEFPPLVRFRQENHWIAANWDRLNDIFAGI, from the coding sequence ATGTCAGACACCGCCGTAAGAATCCGGGATGAGATCCTGGACTCCATCACAGAACAATTCGGGTTGCATGTCACTGAAGCGGTCCAGATCGATCAGGGCTTCCTGAATCTAAAGTGGAGGCTGGACAGTGATCAAGGCCGTCTGTTCGTGAAGCAGTACAGCAAAATCCGTTACCCTGAAGCCCTCACCCGCGGACTGGAAGTCTCCTTAAGCCATCAGGATCATCTGTACCGGGAAGGCCTTCCTGTTCCGAAGTTATTTTCGCACGCCGGAAATTATGTATTGAGAACGCCTTCACAGGAACGTTACGTGCTGATGACCTTGTGTGACGGGCACAGTATTGCCCCCGGCTCGGCCACGGAGCAGCAGATGTATTCGCTGGGCAGGGTAGTCGGCCGGATGCACAAGTTACTTAACGCTCAGCCTGCTTCGTTGCCGCTGTACTGGGAGGTCCGCAGCCAGGCGTCTATGGTGAGAAACTGGGAGGCACGCTATCATCAGGCTACCGCCCGGCAGAGCGAGGATACTCTATCGGCGCTTGAGCTTCAGCGGAGGATCATCGACCGGATGGACACCGGCATCTTCGCGGACTGCGAACGGGGCTGGGGGCACCGGGACCTGTTCGTGGATAATATACTGTTCAGCGCAGATCAGGTGGCGGCGATCCTTGACTTCGACCGGCTGCATTTCGTCTACCCGGAGTTCGATATAGCCCGGCCGATCCTCTCCTGCGCGTTATCTGAGGACGGAATCGGGCTGGACCGGGTACGGGCCTTCGTGACGGGCTACCGTGAATATACTCCCTTGCCTGCAAGTACACTCATCCGGTCACTGAAATTAACCTGGTGGAAGGAAGCCGAATGGATTGCTGTGCCTCAGCAGGATGAATTCCCGCCGCTCGTCCGCTTCCGTCAGGAGAATCATTGGATCGCGGCCAACTGGGACCGATTGAATGATATTTTTGCCGGGATCTGA
- a CDS encoding carbohydrate ABC transporter permease, whose protein sequence is MARRGRYRRIGAFEIGNTLLMLAVCFLTLYPMWFVLVNSLNSPEQASLGTVNWFPSELSLASYSVAFNDKTLMNGFYITTMRTVIGTVVHVLFTAIIAYGISKTNLIGRKLYLKISLITMLFSGGLIPSFILMTKLGLYDSFWVFIIPSMYTFFNMVIFMSFFRTIPDSLEESAKVDGASDYGVLFRIVLPNSMAVIATIALFSAVYHWNDYYQGVIYIHSQELLPLQTMLYKIIAENSMSFMQQQAMAQFGARLPGNSIKFASMMVATLPILIFYPFIQRYLVKGVMIGAIKG, encoded by the coding sequence ATGGCAAGACGCGGAAGATACCGGCGGATTGGCGCTTTCGAGATCGGCAATACGCTCTTGATGCTGGCCGTCTGCTTCCTGACGCTGTACCCGATGTGGTTCGTGCTCGTCAACTCGCTGAATTCGCCGGAGCAGGCTTCACTAGGCACCGTTAACTGGTTCCCCTCCGAGCTGTCGCTGGCCAGTTACAGTGTGGCTTTTAACGATAAGACCTTGATGAACGGGTTCTACATCACTACAATGCGGACGGTTATCGGAACAGTGGTGCATGTGCTCTTCACCGCAATCATCGCTTACGGAATCAGCAAGACGAATCTCATCGGCCGCAAGCTCTATCTCAAAATCTCTCTGATCACCATGCTCTTCTCAGGCGGGCTGATCCCCTCCTTCATTCTCATGACCAAGCTCGGCCTGTATGACAGCTTCTGGGTGTTCATCATCCCGTCCATGTATACTTTCTTTAATATGGTCATCTTCATGAGCTTCTTCCGTACCATTCCTGATAGCCTGGAGGAGTCGGCCAAGGTAGACGGCGCTTCGGATTACGGCGTGCTGTTCCGGATTGTACTGCCTAACAGCATGGCGGTCATTGCTACCATTGCGCTGTTCTCCGCCGTCTATCACTGGAATGATTATTATCAGGGTGTGATCTACATCCATTCCCAGGAGCTGCTGCCGCTGCAGACCATGCTGTACAAAATCATCGCCGAGAACTCCATGTCCTTCATGCAGCAGCAGGCTATGGCCCAATTCGGTGCCCGTCTGCCCGGCAACTCAATCAAATTCGCCTCCATGATGGTGGCCACGCTGCCGATCCTGATCTTCTACCCCTTCATTCAGCGTTATCTGGTCAAGGGTGTGATGATCGGCGCGATTAAGGGATAA
- a CDS encoding extracellular solute-binding protein, translating to MKSKPVRPILAAMMTVTLALSIAACSSNSATKENTPTAAPQAEASAEPQTETKLNAEEPAWKLDTSPVDLTWFVGANWYAHTWGESLASKYVTEKTGVNVKLEVPSGEANEQVTLMMTSGKLPDLISMGSWETAVKKLWEGDHVYALNELADKYDPYFFKVAGDGTLKWYRQENGNTYGVPNDSYSPNLMHETGMTAANQTFLVRKDLYEEMGKPDLSTPEGFLSALQLLKDKYPEYKGQPISPFFAQGNVPYGMTEYLQNLLAVPHEKDGKVYDRITDPDYIAWLKTFRTAYERGLINVDFLVDSDTQVEEKTNNARYFMMIREWTGMSAVNPMLAAGANPDSYYIAVDGPQNSKGESAKLFPGNMDGWMVTMISKSTENPERAIRFLTYLASEEGQRDLFLGKEGETWDSVDGKPQLKAEFADMLGSNIEKLEKEYGILDTYWMMRNPVIVNQWRPEKAPVIKQMEDFANAQADIDSGIYKGLDPLGDSDVAVAWSRISQNWEEVLPELITAKDEAAFDKVFESFRSRRDGYGFAQVMEYRQTELDARKAKMAE from the coding sequence GTGAAAAGCAAACCTGTACGCCCCATCCTGGCCGCAATGATGACCGTAACCTTGGCATTAAGCATAGCCGCCTGCAGCAGCAATTCCGCCACTAAGGAGAATACGCCGACGGCTGCGCCTCAGGCCGAAGCGTCAGCGGAACCGCAGACCGAGACCAAGCTGAATGCGGAGGAGCCCGCCTGGAAGCTCGATACCAGTCCGGTGGATCTCACGTGGTTCGTCGGCGCGAACTGGTATGCCCACACCTGGGGCGAGAGCCTAGCTTCCAAGTATGTCACCGAGAAGACGGGCGTGAACGTCAAGCTGGAGGTTCCCTCCGGGGAAGCGAATGAGCAGGTTACGCTGATGATGACCTCCGGCAAGCTGCCTGACCTGATCAGCATGGGCTCCTGGGAGACCGCTGTCAAAAAACTGTGGGAAGGCGATCATGTCTATGCGCTTAATGAACTGGCCGACAAGTATGATCCCTACTTCTTCAAGGTTGCCGGTGACGGCACACTGAAGTGGTACCGGCAGGAGAACGGCAACACCTACGGAGTGCCGAATGATTCCTACAGCCCTAACCTGATGCACGAGACCGGCATGACGGCGGCCAACCAGACCTTCCTGGTCCGCAAGGATCTGTACGAGGAGATGGGCAAGCCGGACCTCAGTACCCCGGAAGGCTTCCTCAGTGCGCTGCAGTTGCTGAAGGATAAGTACCCCGAGTATAAGGGCCAGCCGATCAGCCCCTTTTTCGCCCAGGGCAATGTGCCTTACGGGATGACGGAATATCTCCAGAATCTGCTGGCGGTTCCACATGAGAAGGATGGCAAAGTATATGACCGTATTACCGACCCTGATTACATCGCCTGGCTCAAAACCTTCCGTACCGCCTACGAGCGCGGACTGATTAACGTCGATTTCCTGGTGGATTCCGATACCCAGGTAGAGGAGAAAACGAACAACGCCCGCTACTTCATGATGATCCGCGAATGGACCGGCATGTCAGCGGTCAATCCGATGCTGGCGGCGGGGGCCAACCCGGACTCTTACTACATCGCGGTTGATGGGCCGCAGAATAGCAAGGGCGAGAGCGCCAAGCTGTTCCCCGGCAACATGGACGGCTGGATGGTGACCATGATCAGCAAATCCACGGAGAACCCGGAGCGGGCGATCCGCTTCCTGACCTACCTCGCCAGTGAAGAAGGCCAGCGCGACCTGTTCCTTGGCAAGGAGGGCGAAACCTGGGATTCCGTGGACGGCAAGCCGCAGCTGAAGGCCGAGTTCGCCGACATGCTGGGCAGCAATATTGAGAAGCTGGAGAAAGAATACGGCATTCTGGACACCTACTGGATGATGCGTAACCCGGTCATCGTCAACCAGTGGAGACCGGAGAAAGCCCCGGTCATCAAGCAGATGGAGGACTTCGCGAATGCGCAGGCCGATATTGACAGCGGGATCTACAAAGGCCTGGACCCGCTCGGCGATTCCGATGTTGCCGTAGCCTGGTCACGGATCTCCCAGAACTGGGAAGAGGTGCTGCCGGAGCTGATTACGGCCAAGGATGAGGCGGCTTTTGACAAGGTGTTCGAGAGCTTCCGCTCCCGCCGCGACGGCTACGGGTTCGCGCAGGTGATGGAATACCGGCAGACCGAGCTGGATGCCCGCAAGGCCAAGATGGCGGAATAA
- a CDS encoding ABC transporter permease, producing MFHTRTGQMKALLRQWQLQSMVIPGILWMFIFCYIPMLWLIIAFMDFSIAKPMLESPFVGLKHFRDFLTDDRFWRSIRNTLGMSSIKLFLGFPIPILFALLLNEIRSLRFKRTVQTISYLPHFIAWTIFGGIALNWLGEGGVINQLMMALGLQDRDILFNSEPQYFWWITFFTDTLKETGWSAIIYIAAIAGIDPGLYEAAELDGANRWQRMWHITVQSIRPTIAILFILAVSGILGSNFEQIFMLKNNMNMKMAESLDLYIYNMGLVSGRHSFSTAVLFARSIVALGLLLLANQSSKRLTGDSIF from the coding sequence ATGTTCCACACCCGAACGGGACAAATGAAAGCGCTTCTTAGGCAGTGGCAGCTGCAAAGCATGGTGATCCCGGGCATTCTCTGGATGTTTATCTTTTGTTACATCCCCATGCTCTGGCTGATCATAGCCTTTATGGATTTCAGTATCGCGAAGCCTATGCTGGAATCTCCGTTTGTCGGGCTGAAGCATTTCCGCGATTTCCTGACAGATGACCGGTTCTGGCGCTCGATCCGCAACACCCTCGGGATGAGCAGCATCAAGCTCTTCCTCGGCTTCCCCATCCCTATTCTGTTCGCCCTGCTGCTGAATGAAATCCGCAGCCTCCGGTTCAAGCGTACGGTGCAGACGATCTCCTACCTGCCTCATTTCATCGCCTGGACGATCTTCGGGGGAATCGCGCTCAACTGGCTGGGCGAAGGCGGTGTCATTAACCAGCTGATGATGGCGCTGGGGCTTCAGGACCGGGATATTCTGTTCAACAGCGAGCCGCAGTACTTCTGGTGGATTACCTTTTTCACCGATACGCTGAAGGAGACCGGCTGGAGCGCCATTATCTACATAGCGGCCATAGCGGGCATTGATCCGGGGCTGTATGAAGCTGCCGAGCTGGACGGCGCGAACCGCTGGCAGCGGATGTGGCATATCACGGTGCAGAGCATCCGCCCGACCATTGCCATCCTCTTCATCCTCGCTGTGAGCGGCATTCTCGGCAGCAACTTTGAGCAGATCTTCATGCTGAAGAACAATATGAACATGAAGATGGCGGAGAGCCTGGACCTCTACATCTACAACATGGGACTGGTCTCCGGGCGCCATTCCTTCTCCACCGCCGTCCTGTTCGCCCGCTCGATTGTAGCGCTGGGACTGCTGCTGTTAGCCAATCAGAGCTCCAAGAGGCTTACGGGGGACAGTATTTTTTAG
- a CDS encoding response regulator, with protein MINILVVDDQKHIRDGLQAMLRQFPQQPGHMYSAANGLEALELLRAHSIQLVITDIRMPDMDGLALMAQSRLEGLKADYLIISGYSDFAYAQKAIELGAKGYLLKPVKREDLQVSVEHVWQEIETRILLTSDIERLSQRARETDRKELRMYMQGAAGDEAWIAATEQQNPGLWRSYRLCHLREERWINQPGASSSHSIEAVAYRVYGRQGCICLQHRPHLVLAVDAAIDPGALPAALSEEQIGAVTAMTEPHQGLSTLPGSYIQVLDLYRHSFLFPDTRCLLPQHIARLEQHWELPYEELYALFQLTGTSNSGRITQGISSLFHKEVLQHYHIRYTQQLCRAVVRMMEDYERVIRPYLGEEALDLECLRNLFDYPGIREYIQALQQQLLRLDQFYYEYKCSYRSSQDLNEAIRFIHENYHKPLDLAMVSNHVSLNYAYFSNQFKKNIGKGFAEYLRDVRLGKARRLLAETDHKIIEIAAMVGYESYKSFTRAFREAMDMQPTEYRLLIRRKPASEEDYRDTVL; from the coding sequence ATGATCAATATTCTGGTGGTGGATGATCAAAAGCATATCCGCGACGGACTGCAGGCGATGCTCCGCCAGTTCCCGCAGCAGCCGGGGCATATGTACAGCGCCGCTAACGGGCTTGAAGCCCTGGAGCTTCTCCGGGCGCACAGCATCCAGCTCGTCATTACCGATATCCGCATGCCGGATATGGACGGCCTTGCGCTTATGGCGCAAAGCCGGCTGGAAGGCCTGAAGGCGGATTATCTGATCATTAGCGGATACAGCGATTTCGCCTATGCCCAGAAGGCCATTGAGCTCGGGGCCAAAGGTTACCTGCTCAAGCCTGTGAAGCGCGAGGACCTGCAGGTCTCGGTGGAGCATGTCTGGCAGGAGATCGAGACGCGCATATTGCTCACCAGCGATATCGAGCGGCTCTCGCAGCGTGCCCGGGAGACGGACCGCAAGGAGCTGCGGATGTATATGCAAGGTGCGGCGGGCGATGAAGCGTGGATTGCCGCGACTGAGCAGCAGAACCCGGGGCTGTGGCGCAGCTACCGCCTCTGCCATCTGCGCGAGGAGCGCTGGATTAACCAGCCGGGGGCCAGCAGCAGTCACAGCATCGAAGCTGTGGCTTACCGTGTGTATGGCAGACAGGGCTGCATCTGTCTCCAGCACCGCCCCCACCTGGTCCTGGCCGTGGATGCAGCCATAGATCCGGGAGCCTTGCCTGCTGCGCTCAGCGAAGAGCAGATCGGGGCTGTCACGGCCATGACTGAGCCACACCAAGGATTAAGCACTCTGCCGGGCAGTTATATACAGGTGCTTGATCTGTACCGCCACAGCTTTCTTTTCCCGGATACGCGCTGCCTGCTGCCTCAGCACATCGCACGGCTGGAGCAGCACTGGGAGCTTCCTTATGAGGAGCTGTATGCTCTCTTCCAGTTAACCGGCACAAGTAACAGCGGCAGAATCACCCAAGGGATCTCCAGCCTCTTCCATAAGGAGGTGCTTCAGCACTATCACATCCGTTACACCCAGCAGCTATGCCGCGCCGTTGTCCGGATGATGGAGGATTATGAGCGTGTCATCCGTCCTTATCTGGGTGAAGAAGCGCTTGATCTGGAGTGTCTGCGCAATCTGTTCGACTATCCCGGCATCCGCGAATATATCCAGGCCTTACAGCAGCAGCTCCTGCGGCTCGACCAGTTCTACTATGAATACAAGTGCAGCTACCGCAGCTCGCAAGATCTGAATGAGGCTATCCGCTTCATCCACGAGAATTACCACAAGCCGCTGGATCTCGCGATGGTGTCCAATCATGTCTCGCTGAATTACGCGTACTTCTCCAACCAGTTCAAGAAGAATATCGGCAAGGGCTTCGCCGAATACCTGCGTGATGTGCGTCTGGGCAAAGCGCGGCGTCTGCTGGCCGAGACCGACCACAAGATCATCGAGATTGCCGCCATGGTCGGCTACGAGAGCTACAAAAGCTTCACCCGCGCCTTCCGCGAAGCTATGGACATGCAGCCGACCGAATACCGTCTGCTGATCCGCCGGAAGCCTGCCAGTGAAGAGGATTACCGCGATACTGTGCTGTGA
- a CDS encoding sensor histidine kinase: protein MKKLLTTLRRLYRNAPISQKLFLAFSLMIAIPAVVVSSLFIRSQENQLYKEAMAEGSNHVARMNERLRSRLELLENASSTALTQKSFVDFIHSGMRGDGLRLVKFKQNQYEQMHNIIQSHAMISSLSFYVDNPDVYEIWPEIYHYSKFWPQDYWMTLRDEGGAAFRLFSFKDGADTLSYYRLVRLQGQQQRLPTIMEIRARHNVLFSDLLEDSGRDFFTVIMDSADASRNVYLPGHVFPQKAGEKLDDILSRTHEQLNVLEQKAPIEVHSGDQTYYALYRYIAPLNAYVVDIASRQALMKGPRDGYLLVIAITSSVLLLMLLLVSRMTRRIFRRLEKVLGSMRKVRRGQLDAKIDTGLGANETGDEIDYVAVSYNSMLDEIQQLMTQVVDKQLIAKNAQLHSLHSQINSHFLYNALESIRMRAEVERQPAIAGALVSLGSLLRYSMQWRSDTVALSEELANIRSYIRFINFMEGGSTELSADLPPEVQRYRIPKMCMQPIVENAVHHAAPSGGSIQITISVRVENDSLLLIEIRDDGAGVAPRMLDSLQSVLRGDSDTPIISSSSGLGLDNVHKRLQLHYGTDCGLWISSVQGEYTCVTLRLPWENENLGGW, encoded by the coding sequence ATGAAGAAGCTGCTGACCACGTTAAGAAGGCTATACCGCAATGCCCCGATCTCGCAAAAGCTGTTCCTGGCCTTCAGCCTGATGATCGCCATCCCGGCCGTTGTGGTGTCTTCCCTGTTCATCCGCAGCCAGGAGAACCAGCTCTATAAAGAGGCTATGGCCGAGGGCAGCAACCATGTCGCCCGGATGAACGAACGGCTGCGCAGCCGGCTTGAACTTCTTGAGAACGCTTCCTCAACAGCCCTGACCCAGAAGTCCTTCGTGGATTTCATCCATTCGGGCATGCGCGGGGACGGTCTGCGGCTTGTGAAATTCAAGCAGAACCAATATGAACAGATGCATAACATCATCCAGAGCCATGCGATGATTAGCAGTCTGAGCTTCTATGTAGATAACCCCGATGTCTATGAGATCTGGCCGGAAATCTATCATTACAGCAAGTTCTGGCCGCAGGATTACTGGATGACCCTCCGGGATGAAGGCGGCGCCGCCTTCCGGCTGTTCTCCTTCAAGGATGGCGCAGATACCTTGTCTTACTACAGGCTGGTGCGGCTTCAGGGCCAGCAGCAGAGGCTGCCTACCATTATGGAGATCCGGGCGCGGCATAACGTCTTGTTCAGCGATCTGCTGGAGGACAGCGGGCGGGATTTCTTCACCGTGATCATGGACAGCGCAGATGCTTCCCGTAATGTCTACCTTCCGGGGCATGTGTTCCCGCAGAAGGCCGGAGAGAAGCTGGATGACATCCTTAGCCGGACCCATGAGCAATTGAACGTACTGGAGCAAAAGGCCCCCATTGAGGTCCATTCCGGGGACCAGACTTACTATGCGCTCTACCGTTATATCGCTCCCCTGAACGCCTATGTGGTGGACATCGCCTCCCGTCAGGCACTGATGAAAGGTCCGCGCGACGGGTATCTGCTGGTCATTGCCATCACCTCCTCCGTCCTGCTGCTGATGCTGCTGCTGGTGTCGAGGATGACCCGGCGGATCTTCCGACGCTTAGAGAAGGTGCTGGGCTCGATGCGCAAGGTGCGCAGGGGCCAGCTGGATGCCAAGATTGATACCGGGCTTGGCGCGAACGAAACCGGTGACGAAATTGACTATGTCGCCGTCAGCTACAATAGTATGCTGGACGAAATCCAGCAGCTGATGACACAGGTAGTGGATAAGCAGCTTATCGCCAAGAATGCGCAGCTCCACTCTCTCCATTCGCAGATCAACTCCCACTTTCTGTACAATGCGCTGGAATCTATCAGAATGCGCGCAGAGGTGGAACGGCAGCCTGCCATCGCAGGCGCTCTCGTCTCGCTGGGGTCCCTGCTGCGTTACAGCATGCAATGGCGCAGCGATACGGTCGCGCTCAGCGAGGAGCTGGCCAATATCCGCAGCTATATCCGGTTCATCAACTTCATGGAAGGCGGGAGCACGGAGCTGTCGGCCGATCTCCCCCCGGAGGTCCAGCGCTACCGCATCCCCAAGATGTGCATGCAGCCCATTGTCGAGAACGCCGTACACCATGCGGCCCCTTCCGGCGGCAGTATTCAGATCACCATTTCGGTACGGGTAGAGAATGACAGTCTGCTGCTGATCGAGATCCGCGATGACGGCGCCGGGGTAGCTCCCCGGATGCTGGACAGCCTGCAGTCTGTGCTGCGGGGGGACTCTGACACCCCGATTATCAGCAGCAGCAGCGGGCTGGGGCTGGACAATGTACATAAGCGCCTGCAGCTTCATTACGGCACGGATTGCGGCCTGTGGATCAGCAGCGTTCAAGGGGAATATACCTGTGTAACCCTGAGGCTGCCCTGGGAAAATGAGAATCTTGGAGGTTGGTAG